The Pelagicoccus sp. SDUM812003 genomic sequence CGTAGAATATAATGGCCCAGAAGTGACTGATGCTGCCAGCGAGGACGAAGAGATGCCAGATGCCATGGAAGTGGCGTATCCGATGAGAGAATACGTAGAAGATGACGCCGACGGAGTACAGTGAACCTCCTAGGATTAGCCAGAAAACACCAGCGCCGGGCAGAACTGCGAGTAGCGGATTGATGGCGACGAGGATCAGCCAGCCCATGAAAAGATAGATGGCGACGGATGGGGCGCGGCTTTTGGCAATTGGGCGAAGTTCCAAGGCGATTCCAATTAGGGCAAGTAACCAGACAGAGCCAAAGAGCGACCAGCCCCAAGGGCCGCGCAGCGCCACCAGCGTGAAAGGGGTGTAGGTGCCGGCGATTAGAAGGTAGATCGAAATGTGGTCGACGGTTTGGAACAGGTTTTTGGCGGGTCCGGCGTTGAGGCTATGGTAGAGCGCCGAAGCGGTGTAGAGAAGCAGCAAGGTAACGCCGTAGACACTGAAACTGACGATCTTCCAAGGGTCTCCTTGCAGGGAGGCGAACGTAACCAAAACGGCGAGGCCGCACAGCGCCAGGGCGGCGCCGATGATATGAGTGATGCTGTTGAATCGTTCTCCTGTTTCCATTGTTTTGGATACCCGTGTGATTGTAGACCGCTTTCTGACGCGAACGTTTAGTGGGACTGGACGGCGAAGCCTGCGGTATTTTTCAAGGGACGACTCGACTGCTATTCCGGGACATGGCCTTGGCGGAGGGCCGCTATCAGCGCGTCGAGAGGCACGCTGGCGAAGGCGGTGTTGCGGTCGCTGGCAGCGTAGGGGACGATGAGATGGCCTTGGTGGACAAGCGAGCCGCAGCTGTAGACGACGTTCGGGACGTAGCCTTCG encodes the following:
- a CDS encoding hemolysin III family protein is translated as METGERFNSITHIIGAALALCGLAVLVTFASLQGDPWKIVSFSVYGVTLLLLYTASALYHSLNAGPAKNLFQTVDHISIYLLIAGTYTPFTLVALRGPWGWSLFGSVWLLALIGIALELRPIAKSRAPSVAIYLFMGWLILVAINPLLAVLPGAGVFWLILGGSLYSVGVIFYVFSHRIRHFHGIWHLFVLAGSISHFWAIIFYVNSPVSFGAGGEAAI